AAAGAACCCCGAGAAGGTAAATACTTATATCGACAAGATCAGCTCTTCTTCCAGAAGGATGGAGAACCTCATTAAGGATGTGCTGCAGTTTTCAAAGCTCACCCATATTTCACATCAATTTGTACCGGTAAACCTCAATACAGTGCTCAGCGAAATATTGGCAGATTTTGAACTGGTCATCGAACAGAAAAATGCCCAGGTAAGCATCGGGCAGCTTCCCCTCGTGCAGGCCATACCGCTTCAGATGTCACAGCTTTTCGGCAATCTGCTCTCCAATGCCCTGAAATATACCAAGCCCGGCACCAGGCCCGAAATCAGCATTAACGCACAGCCTGTTCCAGAAGCTCAACTCAGGCTGCATGCACTGGATCTGGAACTTCCCTATATCAAAATAGAAGTGCGCGATAACGGCATTGGATTCTCACAGCAGTACGCCGAACAGATTTTCAATATCTTCCAGCGCCTGCATGGAAACGACCAGTATTCAGGCACCGGAATCGGCCTTGCCATGTGCCGCAAGATCATGCAGAACCATAATGGTGAAATTACTGCCGCATCGCAGGAAGGCTCAGGCACTGTTTTTACTATTATTATGCCTGCACTGCGCGAAAAAAATGGGGGATGATAAAAAATTAGGAGGGAAAATAGTATATTTACACTCCATTATTATACATATGACGACCATTTTTTTAATTGATGATGATCCAGACGACCGCGAAATCTTTGCTGAACTGCTGGCCGAAGACCATCCCTCAATTGTACTGCAGCAAGCCATAAATGGCGCAGATGCCTTTGAAAAACTTAAATCTGAAAACTTTACAAAGCCGGATTTGATTTTTCTGGACCTCAATATGCCCATAATGGACGGGCGTACCTTCTTGCAGCACATTAAAATGGATCCGGACCTGAAGGATATACCGGTTATCATATATACGACATCCTCAAGTGATCTGGACAGGAATTTTGCCATGGAAAACAAGGCCGCCTTTTTCCTGACCAAACAATATTCGCTGCAGCAGCAGCGAAAGGATATTATGGCGGCCATAAAGAACTTCTAAACTCTTGATTCCCCTTACATTGATCAACGCTATTAAAAAAAGAATTATTTCTTACAAAAAACTCCCTTTTTGAAACTTTTAAGCTATTCTCATGGGGCTTAATTCATTAAGTGCAGACTCTACTTTACTCCAATTCGAACAGCGTAAAATCTTCTCTCAATTTTGCGTCAAAAACTTAAAGCTTTTTTCTGCGGCGCAAAAGCAAAATTTCCTGCCATTTCATCATATTGGACTTACTGTTCCGATTTAAACAGTACTATAAAAAGAAATTTAAAAGCAGATTCATAACTAAAGCATAAAAACTAATGAGATTTAAAAAAATCTCATTAGTTTTATTACAGTTTTTTTTGAATTCAGATGCAGCGTTACCGCAGCTGAAATTTTTAAATGCATCACACACAAGGATCCAAATCGCTGTTTATTTTGAAAAAAAATTAAATAAATGTCCAAAACCGGAACACCCAGATGTCTTTAATGAAATTTTAAAAATAATTTATTATGAAAAAGTTCCTATTATTACTTCATGAAGACATTGAAAAACTAAATGAGCTCTCATCAAAAGAAATGCAGCAGCTGGCTGATGCGCATATGAATTGGGCAGAGAGATTAGCCGCGGCAGGACATTTGATTTCAGGCGACGGACTGCAGGAAAAAAGTGTTTTGATCAGCGGGAAAGACTGCATCATCAAAGACGGGCCTCATCTGGAATCCAAAGAAATTATCGGCGGCTATTATTTACTGCAGGCAGACGATTTAAAAACGGCTGTCGAACTGGCCAAGGAATGTCCTGCCCATCTTTACGGAGGCACTACCGAAATCCGCCAGATAATGGAAATGGAAGAATATGGGCAATGAAATGTTTTTCGGGGAAGAAAGGAATTATCGGGCATTATACGGAAAGCTGTTTGCAGCGTTATTAAATCAGTTTGGTGCAGATTATATTTCTGAAATTGAGGATGCCATTCATAATTCCTTATTAAAATCCTTAAAAATACGCAGCCAGAATACCATCCTGAAAAATATGGAAAACTGGCTTTTCATCGTTGCCCGAAATGACCTGCTGAACCAGATCAAAAAGGATAAAGAAATAAACAGTTTTTCTGCGCAACATATGGAAGGTTATGCGGCGGAAAGCTGCCAGACTGACCTGCGGCTCCAGACCGTTCTCTTTATATCTGCTGTAGAAAATATTTCCAGCCAAGCCAAAATACTCTTTGCTCTTAAGGATATTTTTGGGTTAAGCATATCTGAAATAAGCCGCTGCACCTTGATGGGTAAAGAAGCAGTTTACAAAAGCATTGCCAGGACAAAGAAAAACATCCAGTCCCAATTTAAGGGCAAAACTGTCGAACTGGATTCAATAGCAGCCGTCAGGGAAGATATCGCCAGGGCAGAAGAAATATTTTATGCTGTTTTTAATATAGGCTATGACTGTTTTGATGAAAAGGCCCAAGGGGTTTTCAATGAAGATTTATGCCTGGACGCAATGGCTCTGGCTAAACTTTTATACGGCCGCTATAAGTATGGCTCTACAGGCAGTCTGCTGGCCCTTTTCTGCTTTCATGCCGCAAGAAGTGCAGCCCGGGTTGTCAATGGCAGGCTCATTTCTTTTTTCAGCCAGGACCGCGAAAAATGGAATACGGAACTGATCGCTTTAGGCTTTCATTATCTTAAAAAACCCAAAACCTTAAACCGTTTTTATCTTGAAGCGGTTATTATCAGCAGGTACATGTCCATTGCGGAGCTAACACAAAATGACTGGCTTGATATTGTGAAATTACATGAAATCATGCAGCAGGTCTGCCTGTCTCCTATTGCAAGACTGAACTATTGTTTTTGTCTGGCTAAAATTGGAAAAACGCAGCAGGCGCTGCAGATTCTTTCTCAGATTGAAAAAGAGCTGCCGGCCGAACATATCTATTTTTCTCTGGTAAAAGCTAAAATCCTAAAAGAAACCAGACCTGAAGAGTCCGATTATCTATTCACTTCGGTGCTAAGTAAAATGAACCAGAAAATAAGGAAAGAATACCTGCTGGAAAACGAGTCAGTCGGATTATAAAATAAAAATATTTCAATTGATATTTCTTTTTTGATTTCTACCTTTTCAGATAAGAGACATGATCTCCAGTGCAGGCTTTAGAACTGTATAAAATTAAAAAAACATTACCATTTAAATGCCGTAAGCCTTCACTTATTTTCGCCGGGAAATCCAAACACTGAAAAGCATAAAAAAGCCCCTTTAAAAAAAGGGGCTTATCGCATACAATCTCTTTACAGTATTACATCTTTGGAAGCAGGACAGCATCAACCACATGGATTACACCGTTTGACTGGTTTACGTCCGCTATGGTAACCTTAGACTTATTGCCGTTCTCGTCGCTGATATATAAATCCTTACCCTCCATCCAGGCCGTCAGCGTACCGCCGCTTACTGTTTTCAGCACTGCTTTTCCTTTTCCTGCTTTTATCGCTTTTGCAATATCGGAACTGTTCATCTTTCCTGCAACCACATGATAGGTCAGAATAGTCTGCAGCATTTTCATGTTTTCCGGTTTCAGTAAATTGTCTACTGTTCCTGCAGGAAGTTTGCCGAAGGCTTCATTGGTGGGTGCAAATACGGTGAAAGGGCCTTTTCCCTGAAGCGTCTCTACCAGTCCCGCCGCTTTTACCGCCGCCACAAGTGTGGTATGGTCCTTAGAGTTGACTGCATTTTCTATTATGTTTTTATTTGGATACATTGCTGCCCCTCCCACCATCACGGTTTTCTGGGCGTTCATCGTAAATCCGAATCCCAATGTTAAGACTGCCAAGGCTAAAAATTTTCTAGTTTTCATAATTACATTTTTTTTTAAGTTATAAAGTCATCTACGCTGCAAACTGCTTTATGGTTTTACCACAAAAAGGAATAATCGCGAAAAAATAGGCATAAAAAACACACAGGCTTTAAAAACTGGTGTTTATCCCCAAAAAAAAATATTTACTTTTTATAATTTTTTTTGCCAATTTTTTTTGCCAATTTTTTTTTATTAAAAAACAGCCCCAAATTAAAACCGCATCTTATAAAATTTCGTTAATAACATAATATGATTATGTTATTAACCTTAATAAAAAACCTAGATTATGAAAAACGAAGTTAAAATTCAGCAGGTAAACCCTTCACTTGACAGCAGAAGGAATTTCCTGAAAATCAGCGGTCTCACATTAGCTACAGCAGGTTTGGTTTTGGCCGGATGCAGCGACAATGATAATGACGATAACATGGAGGACACTTCACTTCCGGGAATACGAAACGGTGTATTTGATTTAGGGTCAGGGGATTTCGGCGTGCTTACATATGCCTACGCCCTTGAACAATTAGAAGCAGATTTTTACACTAAAGTGGTGAATGCCTCAAACTTCAATACGGTTTTCAGCAGTTTGGAACGTGAAGTTTTAACAGATCTGTACCACCATGAAGTGGTGCACAGGGATTTCTTTAAAGCGGCATTGACCGGAGCGCTTCCCAATCCGGGCTCTCAGCTGCTTCCCTCTTTAGCCTTTAATTACGGTTCCTTGAATTTCAACAGCCGCACTGAGGTACTGGCCACTGCAAAGGCGCTTGAGGATACGGGAGTGGCCGCCTACAACGGAGCCGGCAGATTGATAAAAACGGCTGACTACCTATTGCTGGCCGGAAAAATTGTTTCTGTAGAGGCCAGACATGCCGCCGCAATAAGAAGCCTGATCAATCCCAATTCAAAAGATTTCGCCGGAGATGATATTGTCAATATGTCAACAGGTCTGGATGACGCAAAAGATCCTTCTAAGATCCTGCCGATTGCCGCGAACTTTATTACTACAAAATTCACGGCCAAATACCTTCCTTAATACTAACTGCTAAAACTTAGAAATTATGAATATCTTAAAATTTATAGAAACTTTTACCGATGATAATTTGATGAAAAGCACCGGCACCCGCAGGGACAGCTTTTCGCAGTTTGGGAATATCGGAAAAAATCTAGCCATGGCATCAATCCCTTTCGGATTATCAGCTCTTACCAGCAAAGCTTTTGCTAAAGACATTACAGCAACTCCGGCAACTCCTATCGGGGCACTCCAGTTTGCATTGACTCTGGAATATCTTGAAAATGAATTTTATGCTATGGCACTGGATTCAGGGGTGATCCCTGCCTCTGAAAACGGCGGACGGGATCTGAAAGTTTTCCAGCAGATTGCAGATCATGAATCCGACCATGTCAAGTTTTTGATTGCAGGACTGGGAGGAACGGCAAGTGCCAATTTTGTTCCAAAACCTACTTTCGATTTTACAGTAGGAGGAGCTTTTGATCCTTTCAATGATTACCCTACCTTTTTAGCGTTAGCGCAGGCTTTTGAGGATACCGGTGTAAGGGCCTACAAAGGCCAGGCGGCCAACTTGATAACAGCACCCGATTTATTGACCGCTGCCTTGCAGATCCATTCTGTTGAAGCGCGCCATGCTTCAGAAGTCAGAAGGCTCAGAGGTCTTAAAGGATGGATTTCCAATTCTGAGAGAGGTGCAGGAATGCCGGCTGCGACACAGGCTGTGTATGATGGAGAAGGTATCACGATGCAGGCAGGGTTCAACACGGCCTCTGCATTTGGAGCCGCGGCAGGATCTGAAGCCTATGACGAACCGCTTACCACCCAGCAGGTGGTCGATATCGCCAACATCTTTATTGTCTGATTTTTACATAAAACGCTTTCATAGTAAAATGAAGGCGTTTTTTTTTCATAAACCCAGGCAGCAACTTCTTGAGGCAGGAATGCTTTTATAAATGGGTAAATCCAGCGCTCCAGCGCAAATGATTTTAAAGGCATTTTAGAGAAAGACATTCAAAATTGGCATTACATTAACATTTTATTCCGGGCATAACCACCCTTCTGGTTTATCTTTGTATTTCCACACAATTCCATCCAGGACAATGTTCAAAAAGCAGCTCATCAAAGCAAAACAGGTATTGATGCTCGGACAGCGGCAGCTCTCCCGCAAACAGTTTATATTTCTCTCAAGTGTTCTTATCGGCATTACCGCATCCTTTGCGGTAATCTTTCTAAAGGCTTTTGCCCACTGGGTATATTCATTTGCAACCTACATCAACGGAACATTAAAATTGAGTTTCCTTAACAGCATACTGCCTGTTGTTGGAATCCTGCTTACTGTTCTGGTAGTGAAAAAAGCATTGGGCGGGACCCTGGAAAAGGGGACTTCACAGATTTTGTATATAGTGGCTAGAAAAGCCAGCATTATCCCTAAAAAGCAGATGTATGCCCAGATTATCACCAGCTCGCTGACCGTCGGACTTGGAGGGTCTGCCGGATTGGAAAGCCCTATCGTGATCACGGGCGCCGCATTCGGTTCCAATTATGCCCAGCAGTTCAGGCTGAGCTATCAGGAGCGCACGCTGCTGATTGGATGCGGGGTGGCAGCAGGCATTGCCGCCGCATTCAATGCCCCCATCGCAGGGGTGCTTTTTGCCATCGAGGTGCTGCTTGTCGATGTGACCATTTCGGCTTTTACCCCCATAATGATTGCCGCGGCCACAGGTGCGCTGGTTTCCGCAATCGTCCTGAATGAAAACATACTGCTGGCTTTCCGCGAAAAACAGACCTTTGACTACCATAATATTCCCTTCTATGTTTTGATGGGGCTTTTCACAGGCTTTACAGCGGTATTCTACGCCCGCAATTTTTTAAGGACCGAACATGCCTTTGCGCATTTAAAATACGGCCCCTATAAAAAAGCACTTATCGGCGCCTGCATTCTGGGTCTCATGATCTTTATATTTCCCACCCTTTTCGGAGAAGGATATGAAAGCATCAAAACTCTTGCTGATAAGGATCCCGGAAGGCTGCTGGAAAACACGCTGTTCTCGGATTTGGCGTCCAATGACTGGATGCTGCTGGGCTTTGTCGGGGCTTCCATGCTGCTCAAAGCTTTTGCCTCAGGCATAACATTGGGAAGCGGCGGCAACGGGGGGAATTTTGCCCCTTCCCTCTTCCTTGGCTCATATGCCGGTTATTTCTTCTCAAAACTTTTAAACCTCTCCGGTCTTACCGATCTGCCTGTGGGCAATTTTACCCTGGTGGGTATGGCCGGGATTCTCAGCGGTCTTTTTCATGCGCCGCTGACCGCCATTTTCCTTATTGCGGAAATAACCGGAGGATACGATCTGATGATTCCCCTGATGATTGTCGCCTCGGTAAGTTTTGCCGTTTCCAAACGTTTTGAAAAGCACTCCCTCGATGTAAAAAACCTGGCCAGAAAAGGAAATGCCTTTACAAGCAATAAGGATTCTAATATCCTCTGCACCCTAGAGATTGAAGACCTGATAAAAAAAGATTAT
The sequence above is a segment of the Flavobacterium sp. genome. Coding sequences within it:
- a CDS encoding fasciclin domain-containing protein translates to MKTRKFLALAVLTLGFGFTMNAQKTVMVGGAAMYPNKNIIENAVNSKDHTTLVAAVKAAGLVETLQGKGPFTVFAPTNEAFGKLPAGTVDNLLKPENMKMLQTILTYHVVAGKMNSSDIAKAIKAGKGKAVLKTVSGGTLTAWMEGKDLYISDENGNKSKVTIADVNQSNGVIHVVDAVLLPKM
- a CDS encoding response regulator; this encodes MGDDKKLGGKIVYLHSIIIHMTTIFLIDDDPDDREIFAELLAEDHPSIVLQQAINGADAFEKLKSENFTKPDLIFLDLNMPIMDGRTFLQHIKMDPDLKDIPVIIYTTSSSDLDRNFAMENKAAFFLTKQYSLQQQRKDIMAAIKNF
- a CDS encoding chloride channel protein gives rise to the protein MFKKQLIKAKQVLMLGQRQLSRKQFIFLSSVLIGITASFAVIFLKAFAHWVYSFATYINGTLKLSFLNSILPVVGILLTVLVVKKALGGTLEKGTSQILYIVARKASIIPKKQMYAQIITSSLTVGLGGSAGLESPIVITGAAFGSNYAQQFRLSYQERTLLIGCGVAAGIAAAFNAPIAGVLFAIEVLLVDVTISAFTPIMIAAATGALVSAIVLNENILLAFREKQTFDYHNIPFYVLMGLFTGFTAVFYARNFLRTEHAFAHLKYGPYKKALIGACILGLMIFIFPTLFGEGYESIKTLADKDPGRLLENTLFSDLASNDWMLLGFVGASMLLKAFASGITLGSGGNGGNFAPSLFLGSYAGYFFSKLLNLSGLTDLPVGNFTLVGMAGILSGLFHAPLTAIFLIAEITGGYDLMIPLMIVASVSFAVSKRFEKHSLDVKNLARKGNAFTSNKDSNILCTLEIEDLIKKDYLTVEPDQPLADVAGLLAHSDQVIFAAVDNENELRGLVYFNDIREVIFDNLKTESILVKDIMTQPVQPVHLFDSMETVMKKFEKSGKVFLPVLKNGKYYGFITKSDVLESYRNRLKSMIFE
- a CDS encoding ferritin-like domain-containing protein translates to MNILKFIETFTDDNLMKSTGTRRDSFSQFGNIGKNLAMASIPFGLSALTSKAFAKDITATPATPIGALQFALTLEYLENEFYAMALDSGVIPASENGGRDLKVFQQIADHESDHVKFLIAGLGGTASANFVPKPTFDFTVGGAFDPFNDYPTFLALAQAFEDTGVRAYKGQAANLITAPDLLTAALQIHSVEARHASEVRRLRGLKGWISNSERGAGMPAATQAVYDGEGITMQAGFNTASAFGAAAGSEAYDEPLTTQQVVDIANIFIV
- a CDS encoding DUF6596 domain-containing protein, which codes for MGNEMFFGEERNYRALYGKLFAALLNQFGADYISEIEDAIHNSLLKSLKIRSQNTILKNMENWLFIVARNDLLNQIKKDKEINSFSAQHMEGYAAESCQTDLRLQTVLFISAVENISSQAKILFALKDIFGLSISEISRCTLMGKEAVYKSIARTKKNIQSQFKGKTVELDSIAAVREDIARAEEIFYAVFNIGYDCFDEKAQGVFNEDLCLDAMALAKLLYGRYKYGSTGSLLALFCFHAARSAARVVNGRLISFFSQDREKWNTELIALGFHYLKKPKTLNRFYLEAVIISRYMSIAELTQNDWLDIVKLHEIMQQVCLSPIARLNYCFCLAKIGKTQQALQILSQIEKELPAEHIYFSLVKAKILKETRPEESDYLFTSVLSKMNQKIRKEYLLENESVGL
- a CDS encoding ferritin-like domain-containing protein; the encoded protein is MKNEVKIQQVNPSLDSRRNFLKISGLTLATAGLVLAGCSDNDNDDNMEDTSLPGIRNGVFDLGSGDFGVLTYAYALEQLEADFYTKVVNASNFNTVFSSLEREVLTDLYHHEVVHRDFFKAALTGALPNPGSQLLPSLAFNYGSLNFNSRTEVLATAKALEDTGVAAYNGAGRLIKTADYLLLAGKIVSVEARHAAAIRSLINPNSKDFAGDDIVNMSTGLDDAKDPSKILPIAANFITTKFTAKYLP
- a CDS encoding YciI family protein — translated: MKKFLLLLHEDIEKLNELSSKEMQQLADAHMNWAERLAAAGHLISGDGLQEKSVLISGKDCIIKDGPHLESKEIIGGYYLLQADDLKTAVELAKECPAHLYGGTTEIRQIMEMEEYGQ